From the Pseudomonas putida genome, one window contains:
- a CDS encoding fumarate hydratase yields MTVIKQDDLIQSVADALQFISYYHPVDFIQAMHEAYLREESPAARDSIAQILINSRMCATGHRPICQDTGIVTVFVRVGMDVRWDGATLSVDDMINEGVRRAYNLPENVLRASILADPAGARKNTKDNTPAVIHYSIVPGDKVEVDVAAKGGGSENKSKMAMLNPSDSIVDWVLKTVPTMGAGWCPPGMLGIGIGGTAEKAAVMAKEVLMESIDIHELKARGPQNRLEEIRLELFEKVNQLGIGAQGLGGLTTVLDVKIMDYPTHAASLPVCMIPNCAATRHAHFVLDGSGPAELEAPSLDAYPEIVWEAGPSARRVNLDDITPEEVASWKPGETILLNGKMLTGRDAAHKRMVEMLNRGEELPVDLKGRFIYYVGPVDPVGDEVVGPAGPTTATRMDKFTRQILEQTGLLGMIGKSERGPTAIEAIKDNKAVYLMAVGGAAYLVAQAIRKSKVLAFAELGMEAIYEFEVKDMPVTVAVDSNGESVHITGPALWQSKIAESLAVEVK; encoded by the coding sequence ATGACCGTGATCAAGCAAGACGACCTGATTCAGAGCGTCGCCGACGCCCTGCAATTCATCTCGTACTACCACCCCGTCGATTTCATCCAGGCGATGCACGAGGCCTACCTGCGCGAAGAGTCGCCTGCGGCACGCGACTCCATCGCCCAGATCCTGATCAACTCGCGCATGTGCGCCACCGGCCACCGCCCGATCTGCCAGGACACCGGTATCGTCACCGTGTTCGTGCGCGTGGGCATGGACGTGCGCTGGGACGGCGCCACCCTGAGCGTCGACGACATGATCAACGAAGGTGTGCGTCGCGCCTACAACCTGCCTGAAAACGTCCTGCGCGCCTCGATCCTGGCCGACCCGGCCGGTGCCCGCAAGAACACCAAGGACAACACCCCGGCCGTCATCCACTACTCCATCGTCCCTGGCGACAAGGTCGAGGTCGACGTCGCAGCCAAAGGCGGCGGCTCGGAGAACAAGTCGAAGATGGCCATGCTCAACCCGTCCGACTCGATCGTCGACTGGGTGCTGAAGACCGTCCCGACCATGGGCGCTGGCTGGTGCCCGCCTGGCATGCTCGGCATCGGCATCGGCGGTACCGCCGAGAAGGCCGCGGTGATGGCCAAGGAAGTGTTGATGGAGTCCATCGACATCCACGAACTGAAAGCCCGTGGCCCGCAGAACCGCCTCGAAGAAATCCGCCTGGAGCTGTTCGAGAAGGTCAACCAGCTGGGCATCGGCGCCCAGGGCCTGGGCGGCCTGACCACCGTGCTCGACGTCAAGATCATGGACTACCCGACCCACGCGGCTTCGCTGCCGGTCTGCATGATCCCCAACTGCGCCGCCACCCGTCACGCCCACTTCGTGCTCGACGGCTCCGGCCCGGCCGAACTGGAAGCGCCGTCGCTGGACGCCTACCCGGAAATCGTCTGGGAAGCCGGCCCGAGTGCCCGCCGCGTCAACCTCGACGACATCACCCCCGAGGAAGTCGCCAGCTGGAAGCCGGGCGAGACCATCCTGCTCAACGGCAAGATGCTCACCGGCCGCGACGCCGCGCACAAGCGCATGGTCGAGATGCTCAACCGCGGTGAAGAACTGCCGGTAGACCTGAAAGGTCGCTTCATCTACTACGTCGGCCCGGTCGACCCGGTCGGTGACGAAGTGGTAGGCCCAGCCGGCCCGACCACTGCCACCCGCATGGACAAGTTCACCCGCCAGATCCTCGAGCAGACCGGCCTGCTGGGCATGATCGGCAAGTCCGAGCGTGGCCCGACCGCGATCGAAGCGATCAAGGACAACAAGGCCGTGTACCTGATGGCCGTGGGCGGCGCTGCCTACCTGGTGGCCCAGGCCATCCGCAAGTCGAAGGTCCTGGCCTTCGCCGAGCTGGGCATGGAAGCGATCTACGAGTTCGAGGTCAAGGACATGCCGGTGACCGTCGCTGTCGACAGCAATGGTGAGTCGGTGCACATCACTGGCCCTGCCCTGTGGCAGAGCAAGATTGCCGAAAGCCTGGCAGTCGAAGTGAAGTAA
- a CDS encoding lysylphosphatidylglycerol synthase transmembrane domain-containing protein has product MNRFGWLALALAGALLVPALLGGNELLPRLATFDTGLLLTLLGMILLCWVINAMRLRLLLGEQATQLGRVRSLGVVMATEFAICTTPGGSGGPITLMALLARDRIGPARSGAVFAMDQLNDLLFFFCAMLAIAGYALFHSLGRSQQSMLLGSALLLCAALAMIVVLLRYRRAVMRFNGRLLQRLGMPGKRRRRWARKVLHFIDALAQTWQLPKRSLALVFTLTCLHWSLRYSVLYLVLQGLGVELSWIPSFLVQMLSLSAGQFSLMPGGAGAAELTSASLLTPLVGSSTAAAAIVIWRAVTYYFYLLAGGPVFVCLLARPLLERWRGQAS; this is encoded by the coding sequence ATGAACCGCTTCGGCTGGCTGGCCCTGGCACTGGCCGGCGCCTTGCTGGTACCGGCGTTGCTCGGCGGCAACGAACTGCTGCCCAGGCTGGCGACCTTCGATACCGGGCTGTTGCTGACCCTACTCGGCATGATCCTGCTGTGCTGGGTGATCAATGCCATGCGCCTGCGCCTGCTGCTCGGCGAGCAAGCGACACAGCTTGGCCGTGTGCGCAGCCTCGGCGTGGTGATGGCCACCGAGTTCGCGATCTGTACCACGCCTGGCGGCAGCGGTGGCCCGATCACCCTCATGGCCCTGCTCGCCCGTGACCGCATCGGGCCGGCCCGCAGTGGTGCGGTATTTGCCATGGATCAGTTGAACGACCTGCTGTTCTTTTTCTGCGCGATGCTGGCGATTGCCGGTTATGCCCTGTTCCACAGCCTGGGGCGCAGCCAACAAAGCATGTTGTTGGGCAGCGCCTTGCTGCTGTGTGCAGCCCTGGCCATGATCGTGGTACTGCTGCGTTATCGCCGGGCTGTGATGCGCTTCAACGGGCGCCTGCTGCAACGCCTGGGCATGCCCGGCAAGCGCAGGCGCCGCTGGGCCCGCAAGGTGCTGCATTTCATCGACGCCCTGGCACAGACCTGGCAGCTGCCCAAACGCTCCCTGGCGCTGGTGTTCACCCTCACCTGCCTGCACTGGAGCCTGCGCTACAGCGTGCTGTACCTGGTGCTGCAGGGCCTGGGAGTGGAGCTGTCGTGGATTCCGAGCTTCCTGGTGCAGATGCTGTCACTCAGCGCCGGGCAATTCAGCCTAATGCCAGGTGGCGCCGGTGCCGCCGAGCTGACTTCGGCCAGCCTGCTGACGCCTCTGGTGGGCAGTTCGACAGCCGCAGCGGCGATCGTGATCTGGCGGGCGGTCACTTACTACTTTTATCTGCTGGCGGGCGGGCCGGTGTTTGTCTGCCTGCTGGCGCGTCCGTTGCTGGAGCGCTGGCGGGGTCAGGCGAGTTGA
- a CDS encoding DUF2334 domain-containing protein, translating to MAEPAGASGSLMLVLHDIAPETWPDYQPFVQAVDEMGNVPMTWLVVPDFHHRNPLTRSPTFCRLLERRLARGDELALHGFYHADDGPTPRSFGEYFMRRIYTHEGEFYALDQAQALQRLEQGLALFAGQGWPVAGFVAPGWLMSQGTRQALSQLPLRYTSTPQHLYRLPDFTAFEAPGLVWSARSAWRRGLSRVVCDWQCRHWRTAQTLRLGLHPVDMRHRSARSYWLRTLDNLLLQGREPLTKSAWLERQVIA from the coding sequence ATGGCTGAGCCCGCAGGGGCATCGGGCAGCCTGATGCTGGTGCTGCACGATATCGCGCCCGAAACCTGGCCGGACTACCAGCCGTTCGTGCAGGCCGTGGACGAAATGGGCAATGTGCCAATGACCTGGCTGGTGGTGCCAGACTTCCATCACCGCAACCCGCTGACCCGCTCACCAACCTTCTGCCGCCTGCTCGAACGGCGCCTGGCCCGGGGTGACGAACTGGCGTTGCATGGCTTCTACCACGCCGACGACGGGCCAACGCCGCGCAGCTTCGGCGAATACTTCATGCGCCGTATCTACACCCACGAAGGCGAGTTCTATGCCCTTGACCAGGCGCAAGCCCTGCAGCGCCTGGAGCAGGGCCTGGCCCTGTTCGCCGGGCAGGGCTGGCCGGTGGCCGGTTTCGTCGCTCCAGGCTGGCTGATGAGCCAAGGCACCCGGCAAGCCCTGAGCCAACTGCCGCTGCGCTACACCAGCACGCCCCAGCACCTGTATCGCTTGCCGGACTTCACCGCATTCGAGGCGCCGGGGCTGGTATGGAGCGCACGCAGCGCCTGGCGCCGAGGGCTGTCGAGGGTGGTCTGTGACTGGCAGTGCCGGCACTGGCGCACAGCTCAAACCCTGCGTCTTGGCTTGCACCCGGTGGACATGCGCCACCGCTCAGCGCGAAGCTACTGGCTGCGCACCCTCGATAACCTGCTGCTGCAAGGCCGCGAGCCGCTGACCAAGTCGGCCTGGCTGGAGCGCCAGGTGATCGCATGA
- the mvaT gene encoding histone-like nucleoid-structuring protein MvaT, producing MSLINEYRATEEAIKELQARLANLSQDDKLKKELEFEGKLRTLMGEYSKSLRDVIALLDPESKLSKAPRGAAKPVATKRARKVKQYKNPHNGEVIETKGGNHKTLKEWKAKWGGDVVESWATLLD from the coding sequence ATGTCCCTGATCAACGAATACCGCGCTACCGAAGAAGCCATCAAGGAACTTCAGGCCCGCCTGGCCAACCTGTCGCAGGATGACAAGCTGAAGAAAGAACTGGAGTTCGAAGGCAAACTGCGCACCCTGATGGGCGAATACTCCAAGTCGCTGCGCGACGTCATCGCCCTGCTCGACCCAGAGTCGAAACTGAGCAAAGCCCCACGCGGTGCAGCGAAACCAGTCGCTACCAAGCGTGCGCGCAAGGTCAAGCAATACAAGAACCCGCACAACGGTGAAGTGATCGAAACCAAAGGCGGCAACCACAAGACCCTTAAAGAATGGAAAGCCAAATGGGGTGGTGACGTGGTTGAAAGCTGGGCGACTCTGCTGGACTGA
- the purU gene encoding formyltetrahydrofolate deformylase has translation MRTYRLVIACPDRVGIVAKVSNFLALYNGWINEASHHSDEQSGWFFMRHEIRAESLPFGIEAFREAFAPIAEEFSMTWRVTDSAQKKRVVLMASRESHCLADLLHRWHTDELDCEIPCVISNHNDLRSMVEWHGIPFFHVPVDPKDKAPAFAEVSRLVQEHAADVVVLARYMQILPPQLCQDYAEKVINIHHSFLPSFVGAKPYHQAALRGVKLIGATCHYVTEELDAGPIIEQDVVRVSHADSIEDMVRFGRDVEKMVLARGLRYHLEDRVLVHGNKTVVFD, from the coding sequence ATGCGCACCTATCGTCTGGTGATCGCCTGCCCCGACCGTGTTGGCATCGTGGCGAAAGTCAGTAATTTCCTGGCCTTGTACAATGGCTGGATCAACGAAGCCAGCCACCACTCCGATGAGCAGAGCGGCTGGTTCTTCATGCGCCATGAAATCCGCGCCGAATCGCTGCCATTCGGTATCGAGGCGTTCCGCGAAGCCTTCGCGCCGATCGCCGAAGAGTTCTCCATGACCTGGCGTGTCACCGACTCGGCACAAAAGAAGCGCGTGGTGCTGATGGCCAGCCGCGAATCGCACTGCCTGGCCGACCTGCTGCACCGCTGGCACACCGATGAACTGGATTGCGAGATCCCGTGTGTGATTTCCAACCACAACGACCTGCGCAGCATGGTCGAGTGGCACGGCATTCCGTTCTTCCACGTGCCGGTCGACCCCAAGGACAAGGCCCCGGCCTTTGCCGAAGTGTCGCGCCTGGTCCAGGAGCATGCGGCTGACGTGGTGGTGCTGGCGCGTTACATGCAGATCCTGCCGCCGCAACTGTGCCAGGACTATGCCGAAAAGGTCATCAACATCCACCACAGCTTCCTGCCGTCGTTCGTTGGCGCCAAGCCGTATCACCAGGCAGCCCTGCGTGGCGTGAAGTTGATCGGTGCGACCTGCCACTACGTGACCGAAGAGCTGGATGCCGGCCCGATCATCGAGCAGGACGTGGTGCGTGTGAGCCACGCCGACAGCATCGAAGACATGGTCCGCTTCGGCCGTGACGTCGAGAAGATGGTGTTGGCCCGCGGCCTGCGCTATCACCTGGAAGACCGCGTGCTGGTGCACGGCAACAAGACCGTGGTTTTTGACTGA
- a CDS encoding carbon-nitrogen hydrolase family protein, which produces MIRLAACQYAIELHETWDAYVEHLQALCAEAVAEDAQLLLLPEYAGLVLSGQLPAEQRGDLKGSITGIQPLIEPWLALCDGIARRWGIYLQPGSLPVLDLDGQYRNRAWLFGPEGVLGYQDKLMMTRFEREQWGIAAGNGLQVFDTDLGRLGILICYDNEFPMLARRLAEGGADLILAPSCTDTEAGYHRVRIGAQARALENQIAVLQSPTVGMAPWSPALDENIGRAGLFVPPDHGMPGDGVVALSGAMSAVSSQWLVCEVDLDEVRRVRQEGQVFTRRDWPEQFERIL; this is translated from the coding sequence TTGATCCGCCTCGCGGCTTGCCAGTACGCCATCGAGTTGCATGAAACCTGGGACGCGTATGTCGAGCATCTGCAGGCGTTGTGTGCCGAGGCCGTGGCAGAAGACGCCCAGCTGCTGTTGCTGCCGGAATACGCTGGGCTGGTGCTCAGCGGCCAGTTGCCGGCCGAACAGCGTGGTGACCTCAAGGGCTCGATCACCGGCATCCAGCCGCTGATCGAGCCCTGGTTGGCATTGTGTGATGGGATTGCCCGGCGCTGGGGCATCTACCTGCAGCCGGGCAGCCTGCCGGTGCTCGACCTCGATGGGCAATACCGCAACCGTGCCTGGTTGTTTGGCCCCGAGGGGGTGCTCGGTTATCAGGACAAATTGATGATGACCCGCTTCGAGCGGGAGCAGTGGGGCATTGCCGCAGGTAATGGCCTGCAGGTGTTTGATACTGATCTCGGGCGCCTGGGCATCCTGATCTGCTATGACAACGAGTTCCCGATGCTGGCGCGGCGCCTGGCCGAGGGTGGTGCCGACCTGATCCTGGCGCCGAGCTGCACCGACACCGAGGCGGGCTACCACCGGGTGCGCATTGGCGCGCAGGCACGGGCACTGGAAAACCAGATCGCCGTGTTGCAGAGCCCGACGGTGGGAATGGCGCCCTGGTCGCCGGCACTGGATGAGAACATCGGCCGGGCTGGGCTGTTCGTTCCGCCGGATCACGGGATGCCGGGGGACGGGGTGGTCGCGTTGAGTGGAGCGATGAGCGCGGTGAGCAGCCAGTGGCTGGTGTGCGAGGTGGATCTTGATGAAGTGAGGCGGGTGAGGCAGGAGGGGCAGGTGTTTACCCGCAGGGACTGGCCGGAGCAGTTCGAGAGAATCCTGTGA
- a CDS encoding PilZ domain-containing protein, which produces MFIKRHIERHQLPCVLKVYNRFTDQPIGQLGNASEDGIMLISSLPVLVGPDFELQLRIPLAGGGFQFINLTASCLWCREDQTPGHYDSGFMLLQAPREYDEFVRSLRDYFSFRPANASA; this is translated from the coding sequence ATGTTCATCAAGCGCCATATCGAACGCCATCAGTTGCCTTGTGTGCTGAAGGTCTACAACCGCTTTACCGATCAGCCGATCGGTCAGCTGGGCAATGCCTCCGAAGACGGGATCATGCTGATCAGCTCGCTGCCTGTGCTGGTCGGCCCGGACTTCGAGCTGCAACTGCGCATCCCGCTGGCCGGTGGCGGGTTTCAGTTCATCAACCTGACCGCCAGTTGCCTGTGGTGCCGCGAAGACCAGACCCCAGGCCACTACGATTCCGGTTTCATGCTGCTGCAGGCCCCGCGCGAATACGATGAATTCGTCCGCTCGCTGCGCGACTATTTCAGTTTCCGCCCCGCCAACGCTTCCGCCTGA
- a CDS encoding iron-sulfur-binding ferredoxin reductase, producing the protein MPELCVGARRWTVPTGSNLLDALNEAGLNVPYSCRAGSCHACLVHCLQGQPVDALPEALALDKHALGWRLACQCRVVEDLRVAVFDPQQDGVPARVCAVDWYGDVLRLRLRPERALRYRAGQHVVLWMGAVARPYSLASLPGEDDFLEFHIDCQRAGAFCDKARVLKVGDELRLGEFRGGALHYDPDWQARPLWLLAAGTGLAPLWGILREAMRQGHQGEIRVVHVARDRAGHYLAEPLMQLQGVKVELVLAEQMEEALAGLRPSSRQTVALVCGAPGSVERVSRRLFIAGVPRGQVFADVFVEHA; encoded by the coding sequence ATGCCCGAACTTTGCGTGGGCGCGCGCCGTTGGACGGTGCCGACCGGCAGCAACCTGCTCGATGCCTTGAACGAGGCCGGGCTCAACGTGCCCTACAGCTGCCGTGCTGGCAGTTGCCACGCCTGCCTGGTGCATTGCCTGCAAGGGCAGCCGGTGGACGCCTTGCCCGAGGCCCTGGCGCTGGACAAGCATGCCTTGGGCTGGCGCCTGGCTTGCCAGTGCCGGGTGGTCGAGGACCTGCGCGTGGCGGTGTTCGACCCGCAGCAGGATGGCGTGCCAGCGCGGGTCTGCGCGGTGGACTGGTATGGCGATGTGCTGCGCTTGCGGCTGCGGCCGGAACGGGCGCTGCGTTATCGGGCGGGGCAGCATGTGGTGCTGTGGATGGGGGCGGTGGCCCGGCCTTATTCCCTGGCCAGCCTGCCGGGGGAAGATGATTTCCTCGAATTTCATATCGATTGCCAACGAGCAGGTGCCTTTTGCGACAAGGCCCGTGTGCTGAAGGTGGGCGATGAGTTGCGCCTGGGTGAGTTCAGGGGCGGGGCGTTGCACTACGACCCGGACTGGCAGGCGCGGCCGCTCTGGCTGCTGGCTGCGGGCACCGGCCTGGCGCCGTTGTGGGGCATCTTGCGCGAGGCAATGCGCCAAGGGCATCAAGGGGAGATTCGGGTGGTGCATGTGGCGCGGGACCGCGCTGGACACTATCTGGCTGAGCCGCTGATGCAACTGCAGGGTGTGAAGGTCGAGCTGGTGCTGGCGGAGCAGATGGAGGAGGCGCTGGCGGGGTTGCGGCCGTCATCGCGGCAGACAGTGGCGCTGGTGTGCGGGGCGCCGGGGAGTGTCGAGCGGGTTTCCCGGCGGCTTTTTATTGCCGGGGTGCCGCGGGGGCAGGTGTTTGCTGATGTGTTTGTCGAGCATGCTTGA
- the sbcB gene encoding exodeoxyribonuclease I: MTSSIFWHDYETTGINPRCDRPLQVAGVRTDFELNEIEEPINLYCRPSDDILPHPAACLVTGITPEQLANQGLCEAEFMTRVHAQLARPGTCAAGYNTLRFDDEVTRYSLYRNFFDPYAREWQGGNSRWDLIDVVRTAYALRPEGIVWPQQDGRTSLRLELLSQANGIDHGHAHEALSDVRATIALARLIRQQQPKLYEWLFQLRSKHKVMEQIRLLQPLVHISGRFSAARNYLGVVLPLAWHPRNRNALIVCDLHQETLPLIRERAEVLRERLYTRHEELTEGQLPVPLKLVQINRCPVVAPISVLRPADQQRLGIDLALMQSRAEQLANQQAEWQDKLEHIYGKEDFAAVEDPEQQLYDGFIGDRDRRLCEQVRTLDPAQLGHGHWMFDDPRLPELLFRYRARNFPETLNSEERQRWYSFCQQRLSDPQWGAPNTLGDFEQARLSAWANADEAGRRVLDAWQVHARNLSEQFAISS, encoded by the coding sequence GTGACTTCCAGCATCTTCTGGCACGACTACGAAACCACTGGCATCAACCCGCGCTGCGACCGGCCGTTACAGGTCGCTGGCGTGCGCACCGATTTCGAACTCAACGAGATCGAAGAGCCGATCAACCTCTATTGCCGCCCTTCGGACGATATTCTGCCGCACCCGGCCGCCTGCCTGGTCACTGGCATCACCCCCGAGCAACTCGCCAACCAGGGCCTGTGCGAAGCCGAGTTCATGACCCGGGTCCACGCGCAGTTGGCACGCCCTGGCACATGTGCTGCCGGTTACAACACCCTGCGCTTCGACGATGAAGTGACCCGCTACAGTCTGTACCGCAACTTCTTCGACCCTTATGCCCGCGAGTGGCAGGGCGGCAACAGCCGCTGGGACCTGATCGACGTGGTGCGCACTGCCTATGCCCTGCGTCCGGAGGGCATCGTCTGGCCGCAACAGGACGGGCGCACCAGCCTGCGTCTGGAATTGCTCAGCCAGGCCAACGGCATCGACCACGGGCATGCCCATGAAGCGCTTTCCGACGTACGGGCCACGATTGCCCTGGCACGCCTGATCAGGCAGCAACAACCCAAGTTGTACGAGTGGCTGTTCCAGTTACGCAGCAAGCACAAAGTGATGGAGCAGATCCGTCTATTGCAGCCGCTGGTGCATATATCCGGACGCTTTTCCGCAGCGCGTAATTATCTGGGGGTGGTCCTGCCATTGGCCTGGCACCCACGTAATCGCAATGCTCTGATTGTGTGCGACCTGCATCAGGAAACCCTACCGTTAATAAGGGAACGTGCCGAGGTACTGCGCGAGCGTTTGTACACGCGGCATGAGGAATTAACTGAAGGACAATTACCGGTTCCGCTCAAGTTGGTGCAGATCAATCGCTGCCCGGTAGTCGCTCCGATTTCGGTATTGCGCCCCGCCGATCAGCAGCGACTGGGCATCGATCTGGCACTGATGCAATCACGCGCTGAACAGTTGGCTAATCAACAGGCTGAATGGCAAGACAAGCTTGAGCATATCTACGGCAAGGAGGACTTTGCTGCGGTTGAAGACCCGGAACAGCAGTTGTATGACGGATTTATCGGTGATCGTGACCGCCGCCTGTGCGAGCAAGTTCGCACGCTGGACCCTGCACAGTTAGGCCATGGTCACTGGATGTTCGATGATCCGCGCCTGCCGGAGTTGTTGTTCCGCTACCGCGCGCGAAACTTTCCCGAGACGTTGAACAGCGAAGAGCGCCAGCGCTGGTACAGCTTCTGCCAGCAGCGCCTGAGTGACCCGCAGTGGGGCGCACCGAACACGCTGGGTGATTTCGAGCAGGCCAGGCTGAGCGCCTGGGCCAACGCCGACGAGGCCGGGCGGCGGGTGTTGGACGCTTGGCAGGTGCATGCCCGCAACTTGAGTGAGCAGTTTGCTATCAGCTCTTGA
- a CDS encoding tetratricopeptide repeat protein codes for MRALIVITLAASTVGCTRWSMDHHLNNAYRAYDRGDCSKVMLELSQVDRTSRARPFIHPEVSLLRGQCLERDMLYVDAAQTYEYLIQQYPGNEYAYRAKARLETLQKLGHYRGAEAAVANPVNTPTWR; via the coding sequence ATGCGCGCCCTGATCGTAATCACCCTGGCGGCCAGCACCGTCGGCTGCACCCGCTGGTCCATGGACCACCACCTGAACAACGCCTACCGCGCCTATGACCGGGGCGATTGCTCGAAGGTCATGCTGGAGTTGTCGCAGGTCGACCGCACAAGCCGTGCGCGGCCGTTCATCCACCCGGAAGTGTCGCTGCTGCGTGGCCAGTGCCTGGAGCGTGACATGCTTTATGTGGATGCGGCGCAGACCTACGAGTACCTGATTCAGCAGTATCCGGGCAATGAATACGCCTACCGGGCCAAGGCACGCCTGGAGACCCTGCAGAAGCTCGGGCACTACCGTGGTGCAGAGGCGGCGGTGGCCAATCCGGTGAATACCCCTACTTGGCGTTAA
- a CDS encoding GNAT family N-acetyltransferase, with protein MEIRLLHGAAIAPYIDDLARLRLTVFREFPYLYDGTPEYEADYLASYTRSGRSLVVLALDDGQVVGASTGLPLVDVAPQFQQPFLALGRDPASVYYFGESLVLPEYRGRGLGVRFFIERESYAHKLAEFDFCAFCAVERPGVHPRRPADYKPLHGFWRNRGFLHDPALRTSYAWRDLDESESSEKIMSFWTKELPV; from the coding sequence ATGGAAATACGCCTGTTGCACGGCGCCGCTATCGCGCCTTACATCGATGACCTCGCTCGCCTGCGCCTGACCGTGTTCCGCGAGTTCCCCTACCTCTACGACGGCACCCCGGAGTACGAGGCCGACTACCTGGCCAGCTACACCCGTTCCGGGCGCAGCCTGGTGGTGCTGGCCCTGGACGACGGCCAGGTGGTGGGGGCCTCCACCGGCCTGCCGTTGGTGGATGTGGCCCCGCAGTTCCAGCAGCCATTCCTGGCCCTGGGGCGCGACCCGGCCAGCGTCTACTACTTCGGTGAGTCGCTGGTACTGCCGGAGTACCGTGGCCGGGGCCTGGGCGTGCGCTTCTTCATCGAGCGCGAGTCCTATGCCCACAAACTGGCCGAATTCGACTTCTGCGCGTTCTGTGCCGTGGAGCGCCCAGGTGTGCATCCGCGCCGGCCTGCGGACTACAAGCCGCTGCACGGGTTCTGGCGCAATCGCGGCTTCCTGCATGACCCGGCCCTGCGCACCAGCTACGCCTGGCGTGATTTGGACGAGTCGGAAAGCTCGGAAAAGATCATGTCGTTCTGGACCAAGGAACTGCCCGTTTGA
- the pyk gene encoding pyruvate kinase: MSIRRTKIVATLGPASNSPEVIEQLILAGLDVARLNFSHGTPDEHKARARLIREIAAKNGRHVALLGDLQGPKIRIAKFANKRIELKIGDKFTFSTAHPLTEGNQDIVGIDYPDLVKDCGVGDELLLDDGRVVMRVETATADALHCVVIIGGPLSDHKGINRKGGGLTAPALTEKDKADIKLAAEMDLDYLAVSFPRDASDMEYARKLRDEAGGSAWLVAKIERAEAVADDETLDKLILASDAVMVARGDLGVEIGDAELIAIQKKIIQHARRNNKAVIVATQMMESMIQNPMPTRAEVSDVANAVLDNTDAVMLSAESAAGSYPIEAVQAMARICSGAEKHPTSQKSSHRLHTTFERCDESIALAAMYTANHFPGVKAIIALTESGYTPLIMSRLRSHVPIFALSPHRATQARANMFRGVYPIAFDPASLPADKVSQAAVDELLKRGLVEQGDWVILTKGDSYHTIGGTNGMKILHVGDPLVG, from the coding sequence ATGAGCATCCGCCGTACCAAAATCGTCGCCACCCTTGGCCCCGCCAGCAACTCGCCGGAAGTGATCGAACAGCTGATCCTCGCCGGCCTGGACGTGGCACGCCTGAACTTCTCCCACGGCACTCCGGACGAGCACAAGGCGCGCGCCCGCCTGATCCGTGAGATCGCCGCCAAGAACGGCCGCCATGTCGCACTGCTGGGTGACCTGCAGGGTCCGAAGATCCGCATCGCCAAGTTCGCCAACAAGCGCATCGAATTGAAGATCGGTGACAAGTTCACCTTCTCCACCGCCCACCCGCTGACCGAAGGCAACCAGGACATCGTCGGCATCGACTATCCCGACCTGGTCAAGGACTGCGGCGTTGGCGACGAACTGCTGCTCGACGACGGCCGCGTGGTCATGCGCGTCGAGACCGCCACCGCAGACGCCCTGCACTGCGTGGTGATCATCGGTGGCCCGCTGTCGGACCACAAAGGCATCAACCGCAAAGGTGGCGGCCTGACCGCGCCGGCCCTGACCGAAAAAGACAAGGCCGACATCAAGCTCGCTGCGGAAATGGACCTGGACTACCTGGCCGTCTCCTTCCCGCGTGACGCCAGCGACATGGAATACGCGCGCAAGCTGCGTGACGAAGCCGGCGGCAGTGCCTGGCTGGTCGCCAAGATCGAACGCGCCGAAGCGGTGGCCGACGACGAAACCCTCGACAAGCTGATCCTCGCTTCCGACGCCGTGATGGTTGCCCGTGGCGACCTGGGCGTGGAAATCGGCGACGCCGAACTGATCGCCATCCAGAAGAAGATCATCCAGCACGCCCGCCGCAACAACAAGGCGGTGATCGTCGCGACCCAGATGATGGAGTCGATGATCCAGAACCCGATGCCGACCCGTGCCGAAGTGTCCGACGTGGCCAACGCCGTGCTGGACAACACCGACGCAGTGATGCTGTCGGCCGAGAGCGCCGCCGGTTCGTACCCGATCGAAGCCGTACAGGCCATGGCCCGTATCTGCTCCGGCGCTGAAAAGCACCCGACCAGCCAGAAGTCCAGCCACCGCCTGCACACCACCTTCGAGCGTTGCGACGAAAGCATCGCCCTGGCGGCCATGTACACCGCCAACCACTTCCCGGGCGTGAAGGCGATCATCGCCCTGACCGAAAGTGGCTACACCCCGCTGATCATGTCGCGCCTGCGTTCGCACGTGCCGATCTTCGCGCTGTCGCCGCACCGCGCCACCCAGGCCCGCGCCAACATGTTCCGCGGCGTCTACCCGATCGCCTTCGACCCGGCCTCGCTGCCGGCCGACAAGGTCAGCCAGGCCGCCGTCGACGAGCTGCTCAAGCGCGGCCTGGTGGAGCAAGGTGACTGGGTGATCCTGACCAAGGGTGACAGCTACCACACCATCGGTGGCACCAACGGCATGAAGATCCTGCACGTCGGTGATCCGCTGGTCGGCTGA